The Pseudomonas baetica genome includes a region encoding these proteins:
- a CDS encoding Rv2993c-like domain-containing protein: MKLARYSYNGTTSIGRVEGDRLIDLAALLPAGAADVAAVLALPHVLAEAAPLKLPRRTASPWTRCACWRPFCVPANSCAWA; encoded by the coding sequence ATGAAACTCGCTCGTTACAGCTACAACGGCACCACCTCCATCGGCCGCGTCGAGGGTGATCGCCTGATCGACCTCGCGGCATTGTTGCCCGCGGGTGCCGCCGACGTCGCCGCCGTACTGGCTTTGCCGCACGTGCTGGCCGAAGCTGCGCCCTTGAAGTTACCGCGCAGAACAGCATCGCCCTGGACCAGGTGCGCCTGCTGGCGCCCATTCTGCGTCCCGGCAAATTCATGTGCCTGGGCATGA
- a CDS encoding fumarylacetoacetate hydrolase family protein: MNYKDHEEEARRLGVAIPTSQVWFSKQITCITGPYDDVHFPQVVERLDYEAEMGVVIGKGGRRISEADALQHVAGYFVANDVSARDWQAKSPTWTLGKSFDTHGPIGPWIVTADEIADPQQLMVSLRVNGERRQHSSTELMTYSIAKQIAYLSEVMTLEPGDILITGTPAGVGIAMQPPTYLQVGDVVRVEIEGIGHIQNTIVAEPR, from the coding sequence ATGAACTACAAGGACCACGAAGAAGAAGCGCGCCGCCTGGGCGTAGCCATTCCGACTTCCCAGGTCTGGTTCAGCAAGCAGATCACCTGCATCACCGGTCCTTATGACGACGTGCACTTCCCGCAAGTGGTCGAGCGCCTCGATTACGAAGCGGAAATGGGCGTGGTGATCGGCAAGGGCGGGCGTCGTATCAGCGAGGCGGATGCCTTGCAACACGTGGCCGGTTACTTCGTCGCCAACGATGTCAGCGCCCGTGACTGGCAGGCCAAGAGCCCGACCTGGACCCTGGGTAAATCGTTCGACACCCACGGTCCGATCGGCCCATGGATCGTCACCGCCGACGAGATCGCCGACCCGCAGCAACTGATGGTGAGCCTCAGAGTCAACGGTGAGCGCCGTCAGCATTCGTCGACCGAATTGATGACCTACAGCATCGCCAAACAGATTGCGTACCTCAGCGAAGTGATGACCCTGGAGCCCGGCGACATCCTGATCACCGGTACCCCGGCGGGTGTTGGCATCGCCATGCAGCCACCGACTTACCTGCAGGTAGGTGATGTGGTGCGGGTGGAAATCGAAGGCATCGGCCATATCCAGAACACCATCGTCGCTGAGCCCCGCTGA
- a CDS encoding 3-keto-5-aminohexanoate cleavage protein: MAARSKKIIITCAITGSIHTPSMSPYLPITPDQIARSAIEAAEAGAAVVHLHARDPHSGFPSQDPALYEQFLPQIKRESNVVINLTTGGSPTMSVEERIEPAIRFKPEVASLNMGSMNFGMYELLQRYKEFKHDWEESYLANSDERIFRNTFKDIAHILTACSEQGTRFEIECYDIGHLYTAAHFRERLLVKDPLFIQSVFGIRGGIGTHPEDIAHMKRTADRLFGDTYNWSVLGVGAQQPRIATQSLLLGGHVRVGLEDNLWLSKGRLAQSNAEQVRAIKGVIESLGFEVASADEARQIMQLKGHGNVAF; this comes from the coding sequence ATGGCAGCCCGCAGCAAAAAAATCATCATCACTTGCGCGATCACCGGTTCCATTCATACGCCGTCGATGTCGCCGTATCTGCCCATCACCCCGGACCAGATTGCCCGTTCCGCCATCGAAGCCGCCGAGGCCGGGGCAGCGGTGGTGCACTTGCACGCGCGTGATCCGCACAGCGGTTTCCCCAGCCAGGACCCGGCCCTGTACGAGCAGTTTCTGCCGCAGATCAAGCGCGAATCGAATGTGGTGATCAATCTCACCACGGGCGGCTCGCCCACCATGAGCGTGGAAGAACGCATTGAACCGGCGATACGCTTCAAGCCGGAAGTGGCGTCGCTCAACATGGGCTCGATGAACTTCGGCATGTACGAGCTCTTGCAGCGCTACAAAGAGTTTAAGCACGACTGGGAAGAGTCATACCTGGCCAACAGTGACGAGCGCATCTTCCGCAACACCTTCAAGGACATTGCCCACATCCTCACGGCGTGCAGCGAGCAGGGCACCCGTTTTGAAATCGAGTGCTACGACATCGGCCACCTGTACACCGCGGCGCATTTTCGTGAGCGCCTGCTGGTCAAGGACCCGCTGTTCATCCAGTCGGTATTCGGCATTCGTGGCGGCATCGGTACGCACCCGGAAGACATCGCCCACATGAAGCGCACTGCCGACCGTCTGTTTGGCGACACCTACAACTGGTCGGTGCTTGGCGTCGGTGCCCAGCAGCCGCGCATCGCAACCCAGTCATTGCTGCTCGGCGGGCATGTGCGCGTGGGGCTGGAGGACAACCTGTGGCTGAGCAAGGGTCGCCTGGCGCAGAGCAATGCCGAGCAGGTCCGCGCCATCAAGGGCGTGATCGAATCGCTCGGCTTCGAAGTCGCCAGCGCTGACGAAGCGCGGCAAATCATGCAACTCAAAGGGCATGGCAACGTGGCGTTCTGA